One segment of Pseudomonadota bacterium DNA contains the following:
- the moaC gene encoding cyclic pyranopterin monophosphate synthase MoaC, whose translation MSRLSHFDAQGNAHMVDVGDKPVTSRRAKATGAIVMQPTTVEAIRRGENKKGDVLAVAQLAGIMGAKRTSDLIPLCHPLPLTKVTVEFAVDANRIHCTAVAQTHGQTGVEMEALTAVQVALLTIYDMCKAIDRGMRMEGIRLLAKSGGRSGDWTADDG comes from the coding sequence ATGTCAAGGCTGAGCCACTTTGACGCCCAAGGTAACGCCCACATGGTGGATGTAGGCGACAAACCTGTCACTTCGCGACGGGCCAAAGCCACCGGCGCCATTGTTATGCAACCCACCACGGTAGAGGCCATAAGGCGGGGCGAGAACAAAAAGGGCGACGTCTTAGCGGTCGCTCAGCTCGCTGGCATCATGGGGGCCAAAAGAACGTCCGACCTCATCCCGCTTTGCCACCCTCTTCCGCTCACCAAGGTTACCGTTGAGTTCGCCGTGGACGCCAATCGCATTCACTGCACCGCCGTGGCTCAAACCCACGGTCAAACCGGCGTGGAGATGGAAGCGCTTACCGCCGTTCAAGTGGCGTTGTTAACCATCTACGACATGTGCAAAGCAATTGATCGAGGCATGCGCATGGAAGGCATCCGACTACTGGCAAAATCGGGTGGCCGGTCTGGCGACTGGACAGCGGACGACGGGTGA
- the moaD gene encoding molybdopterin converting factor subunit 1, producing the protein MAIKVRFFASLREQVGIDERDIDCRDSATVGSIWDHVTGQAARPTKLLAAVNLEYADLDQRVRDGDEVAFFPPVTGG; encoded by the coding sequence ATGGCTATAAAAGTTCGGTTTTTTGCCTCCCTGCGAGAACAGGTGGGGATCGATGAGCGGGATATTGACTGCAGAGATTCCGCCACCGTCGGCTCGATTTGGGACCATGTCACTGGTCAGGCGGCCCGGCCGACCAAATTGCTGGCTGCCGTCAATCTCGAGTACGCGGATTTGGATCAACGGGTCCGTGATGGCGACGAAGTCGCGTTTTTCCCGCCGGTCACGGGAGGCTGA
- a CDS encoding molybdenum cofactor biosynthesis protein MoaE, which yields MSIELLGEPFDPWRRLSDRDQELREADRGCGACSSFVGIMRPKNDGLAVREMILEYYPKMTQRQLSNIVDEAYERWPIEHIDVVHRVGAIRPGDTIVLVGVWSAHRGPAINGCRHILEHLKRQAPFWKKEILTDGSSRWVTGNTDVIYEQ from the coding sequence TTGTCGATTGAGCTACTCGGCGAGCCGTTTGATCCGTGGCGCCGGCTCTCCGATCGTGACCAGGAACTGCGGGAGGCTGACCGGGGCTGTGGTGCGTGTTCGTCGTTCGTGGGGATTATGCGGCCGAAAAATGACGGACTTGCGGTTCGCGAGATGATTTTGGAATATTATCCGAAAATGACACAGCGCCAGTTGTCGAATATCGTCGATGAAGCCTATGAGCGCTGGCCTATTGAGCATATCGATGTCGTCCACCGGGTTGGGGCTATTCGGCCGGGCGACACCATTGTCTTGGTCGGGGTTTGGTCAGCCCATCGTGGGCCGGCGATCAACGGTTGCCGCCATATACTGGAGCATTTGAAAAGGCAGGCGCCTTTTTGGAAAAAGGAAATACTCACCGACGGGTCGTCACGGTGGGTAACAGGCAACACCGACGTCATTTACGAACAATAA
- a CDS encoding EAL domain-containing protein has translation MRLNQGGLGYKIALIVGVLFLFAVAFEFFLIRFVMLDHFAELEATETRGSVSRARSELMDAREQLGYLAEIWAAREAVTAFVRTRDNEWVAKRFDGRVMRDTRLSLIAITDSTGRILFARVFDLAQGTPKPVTKGLLASLRAFGEFYQHESVTREFLQIGQSPWMLASAPVLTDQRVGGYVLVGRELNAAGLKETIRDLSSPLAVVPIAETGASLSEMLTAVPVGTLPIWLQALDDATLSAVAPLDRPQRDTDLVLKTELPRNIYSQGRRTLYRLLVVGWTLTALMAIMWAYVLNRLVVSRIERLTDQVRRVGAGRQRQVPEQATRQDELGELAHSINSTVRQLNDIGKALRQSEAHFRTLAESINACVVLHREDILYCNPAVTEMLGYTVSEMVGQPTLRFVAPDDREREQERMARRFRKDSLERHHEVRLLTKSGEERWFELSCDLIQYEGRDTILNTAFDITHRKLAEERLQDERDRIEVTLASIGDGVIRTDLNGAVDYVNPVAETLTGWSFEDAKGRALSDVLTLLDEETRRPLSSPAQNGLVDSSEPERQGQLVLVSRGGGAEFSIEITKSAICDDSGDVSGMVLALHDVTQLRGLTKRMAYEATHDGLTGLVNRPEFEERLAQTVEAAEREFSHHALCYLDLDQFKVVNDTWGHVAGDELLRQLASKLKASIRQTDTIARLGGDEFGVLFRDCSLETAQRLAEKLRNEVKSFRFTWGESVLDSSVTIGLVPIDQDSANATELLSLADGACYLAKERGRDRIHVTQRGDIALRRQQGEMRWLQRIQRALEEQRFVLFAQRIMPLGRDGEGVPIKEVLVRMVDEQGRKILPQHFLPAAERYRLMPAIDRWVVGQVVRAIQRDAQNGDEGSVYSINLSGQTVCDDGFLEYVVGLVKESGIRPERLWFELTETAVISNLAFAKRFIETLRHMGCRFALDDFGSGLSSFAYLKTLPMDFIKIDGHFVQSLFAGKVDRALVGTIHEMGKVMGMRTIAEFVESERLLDALRRIGVDYAQGNFIEEARPMYSVAMNATEQSSPEES, from the coding sequence ATGCGCTTGAACCAGGGGGGGCTGGGTTACAAAATCGCGTTGATCGTCGGCGTATTGTTTCTCTTCGCGGTTGCTTTCGAGTTCTTCCTGATCCGCTTCGTGATGCTCGATCATTTCGCGGAGTTGGAGGCCACCGAGACGCGGGGCAGCGTTTCGCGCGCTCGATCCGAACTTATGGACGCGCGGGAGCAGCTGGGTTACCTGGCCGAGATTTGGGCGGCACGCGAGGCTGTCACCGCTTTTGTTCGGACTCGTGACAATGAATGGGTTGCGAAACGATTCGACGGCCGGGTTATGCGTGATACGCGCCTGAGTTTGATCGCCATTACTGATTCTACCGGTCGCATCCTGTTCGCTCGGGTATTTGACCTCGCGCAGGGAACACCGAAGCCGGTGACCAAAGGTCTTTTGGCGAGTTTGCGCGCCTTCGGCGAGTTCTATCAGCATGAATCTGTTACTCGTGAGTTTCTTCAGATCGGTCAGTCGCCTTGGATGCTCGCCTCGGCGCCAGTATTGACCGATCAGCGTGTCGGCGGCTATGTGTTGGTCGGGCGAGAATTAAACGCAGCGGGACTGAAAGAGACCATCCGGGATTTATCATCGCCGCTGGCCGTGGTTCCTATTGCCGAGACCGGCGCGTCCTTATCTGAAATGCTCACCGCGGTTCCAGTCGGCACGTTGCCCATTTGGCTGCAAGCGCTCGATGACGCCACCTTGAGTGCGGTGGCGCCCTTGGATCGTCCGCAGCGGGATACGGACTTGGTCCTGAAGACCGAATTGCCTCGCAACATCTATTCGCAGGGACGACGGACGCTGTATCGCTTGTTGGTTGTCGGTTGGACGTTGACCGCGCTGATGGCGATCATGTGGGCTTATGTGCTGAACCGTTTGGTGGTTTCCCGTATCGAGCGTCTGACCGACCAAGTCCGCCGGGTGGGGGCTGGCCGTCAGCGGCAAGTTCCCGAGCAAGCGACCCGTCAAGACGAGTTGGGCGAGCTTGCTCACAGTATTAATTCCACGGTTCGCCAGCTCAACGACATCGGTAAGGCCTTGCGGCAGAGCGAGGCGCATTTTCGCACCTTGGCCGAATCCATTAACGCATGCGTGGTTTTGCACCGCGAAGACATTCTCTATTGCAATCCGGCCGTGACGGAGATGCTGGGATACACCGTTTCCGAAATGGTCGGACAGCCAACCCTGCGTTTCGTGGCGCCCGATGATCGTGAACGGGAGCAGGAGCGTATGGCCCGGCGCTTCAGAAAAGATAGCCTGGAGCGGCACCATGAAGTTCGTCTTTTGACCAAATCCGGCGAGGAGCGCTGGTTCGAGCTGTCCTGCGACCTGATCCAGTACGAAGGTCGGGACACGATACTTAACACCGCATTCGACATCACCCATCGCAAGCTCGCGGAGGAACGACTGCAAGACGAGCGGGATCGGATCGAGGTGACCCTGGCGTCCATCGGCGACGGTGTCATCAGAACCGATTTAAATGGGGCTGTCGACTACGTGAATCCCGTGGCCGAGACATTGACAGGCTGGTCGTTCGAAGATGCCAAAGGTCGTGCTCTGAGTGACGTCTTGACACTCTTGGACGAAGAGACCCGGCGTCCGTTGTCGAGTCCGGCGCAGAACGGCTTGGTCGATTCCAGTGAGCCTGAACGTCAGGGGCAGCTGGTTTTGGTCTCCCGTGGCGGTGGCGCGGAGTTCAGCATCGAGATTACCAAATCCGCGATCTGCGATGACTCGGGCGACGTCAGCGGGATGGTCCTGGCCTTGCACGACGTGACACAGCTTCGCGGCTTGACCAAGCGCATGGCCTATGAGGCGACGCACGACGGCCTGACGGGGCTCGTGAACCGGCCGGAGTTCGAGGAACGTCTGGCCCAGACAGTGGAGGCGGCGGAGCGCGAATTCAGCCATCACGCCCTGTGTTACCTCGATCTGGACCAATTTAAGGTGGTCAACGATACCTGGGGTCACGTAGCGGGCGACGAACTTTTGCGTCAACTCGCATCGAAGTTGAAGGCCAGTATCCGACAAACTGACACCATCGCTCGTTTGGGCGGTGACGAGTTTGGTGTGCTATTCCGCGATTGTTCGCTGGAAACCGCTCAGCGTTTGGCTGAAAAGTTGCGGAACGAAGTGAAAAGTTTCCGCTTCACCTGGGGCGAGAGCGTGTTGGATAGCAGCGTCACCATCGGCTTGGTGCCCATCGATCAGGACAGCGCGAATGCCACTGAACTTCTGAGTTTGGCCGATGGCGCGTGTTATCTCGCCAAAGAACGTGGACGGGATCGTATTCACGTTACACAGCGAGGCGATATTGCGCTGCGCCGCCAGCAGGGGGAAATGCGCTGGCTGCAGCGTATTCAGCGGGCCTTGGAAGAGCAGCGTTTCGTGTTGTTCGCCCAGCGCATCATGCCCTTGGGGCGTGATGGTGAAGGCGTGCCAATCAAGGAAGTGTTGGTGCGGATGGTCGACGAGCAGGGCCGTAAGATTCTGCCGCAGCACTTTTTGCCCGCCGCGGAGCGTTATCGCTTGATGCCGGCTATCGATCGATGGGTTGTCGGGCAGGTCGTGCGCGCGATCCAGCGCGACGCCCAAAACGGCGATGAGGGCAGTGTGTACTCCATCAATTTGTCCGGGCAAACGGTCTGCGATGACGGCTTTCTCGAATACGTCGTCGGCTTGGTCAAAGAATCCGGAATCCGCCCGGAGCGGCTTTGGTTTGAATTGACCGAAACGGCGGTGATTTCCAACCTCGCGTTCGCCAAACGATTCATCGAAACCCTTCGGCACATGGGCTGTCGTTTCGCGTTGGACGACTTTGGCAGCGGTTTGAGTTCGTTTGCCTATCTCAAGACCCTGCCGATGGATTTCATCAAGATCGACGGCCACTTCGTGCAGTCTTTGTTCGCGGGCAAGGTTGATCGGGCTCTGGTGGGGACCATCCACGAGATGGGCAAGGTGATGGGGATGCGCACTATTGCGGAGTTCGTGGAGAGCGAACGTTTGCTGGATGCGCTGAGACGTATCGGCGTGGACTATGCGCAAGGCAACTTTATCGAAGAGGCGCGTCCGATGTACTCCGTTGCGATGAACGCGACCGAGCAAAGTTCACCGGAAGAGTCCTAG
- the ppa gene encoding inorganic diphosphatase — translation MDLARIAPGKEAPKAVNVVIEIPMGGAPVKYEVDKDSGALMVDRIMNTAMYYPCNYGYVPQTLALDGDPVDVLVVTPAPLIPGSVIKARPIGILAMTDESGEDHKVLAVPAPKIDGGLYEHVKTLNDLPAILLKQIAHFFEHYKDLETGKWVKVEDWLDGAAAEQAVLESMERFQRKAS, via the coding sequence ATGGACCTTGCTCGGATTGCCCCGGGAAAAGAGGCCCCCAAAGCGGTCAATGTCGTGATTGAAATACCCATGGGCGGCGCACCAGTCAAATACGAAGTGGACAAAGACAGCGGCGCGTTGATGGTCGATCGAATCATGAACACCGCCATGTACTATCCCTGCAACTATGGCTACGTCCCCCAGACATTGGCGTTGGACGGTGACCCCGTCGACGTACTCGTGGTCACACCCGCGCCATTGATCCCCGGATCAGTGATCAAAGCACGGCCCATCGGCATTCTGGCCATGACCGACGAATCCGGAGAAGATCACAAAGTGCTGGCGGTACCGGCGCCCAAAATCGACGGCGGGCTTTATGAGCACGTCAAAACGTTAAATGACCTTCCGGCAATACTGCTGAAACAGATCGCTCACTTTTTCGAGCACTATAAGGATCTGGAAACCGGCAAGTGGGTGAAGGTCGAAGATTGGCTTGACGGCGCCGCAGCCGAACAAGCAGTCCTGGAAAGTATGGAACGCTTTCAAAGAAAAGCCAGCTAA